GAAAGGCTTAGATGGCATAAGTGATTCAGAGGAAATTCGCGCTCTAATCTATCGCGAATTTGCTCAAAACCCTTATGTTGCCTAGATTTTCCTCGTCTTACGCTCCATGAACTTTTGAGAAGTCCTGGTCGCCAGTAGGGCTTTTCAATGATTTGGCATAATCAGGCGTGGTAAGGGCGTTTCCCTGTGCGTGCTTCCGAATCCGGCAGGCACGGGGCCTGCTGCTACAGCGCCGGCGGAAAGCGTTGAAAACCCCTCCAAGCCCAGGACGTCCGTTGATAATCGCACTCCCATCTGATAGAATAGAGAGGGAGGAGAGGTTTATGGACCGAAGGCTTTTTCTCAGAAATATAGTTGCCGGAATAGCCGGCCTAATGGTTTCAGGAGCGCCAGCTCCACCTAAGGAGGGAGATATGAGCGACAGGCCGAACATCATCTTCATCCTGGCCGATGATCTCGGTTACAGGGATCTTGGTTGTTACGGCCAGGAGAGGATAAAAACCCCAAATATCGACAGGATGGCCGAGGAGGGGATACGGTTCAGCCAGTGTTACACCGGAAGCCCGATATGCGCTCCGTCGCGCTGCGTGCTGATGACCGGCAAACACACCGGACACGCCACCGTCAGGGATAACTTCGCAAGGGTGGGTGGGGTGCTGATCCTGGATAACGGCCCGCCTCAGAGGCGTGTGCCGCTCAAGCCGGAGGATATCACGGTAGCTCAGGTGCTTAAAAAAGCCGGTTACGCGACGGGCATCACTGGCAAATGGGGATTGGGCGAGCCGGGAACCGAGGCCGTGCCCAATAAGAAGGGGTTCGATAAATGGTTCGGATACCTCAACCAGAGACGTGCCCATACCTATTATCCCCCGTTCCTCTGGCGTAACGAGGAGAAGGTCATCCTGGGCGGCAAATGTTACTCGCACGACCTGTTCACCGAGTTCGCTCTGGATTTCATCCGCTCCCATAAGGATGAGCCGTTCTTCCTATATCTCGCCTACACCCTCCCGCATCCCAAGTACGAGATACCCAGCACCAAACCTTACACGGACGAACCCTGGCCTGAGGAGGCGAAGATGTATGCGGCGATGGTCACGCGGCTGGACAGAGACGTCGGCAGGATATTAAACCTCCTGAAGGAGCTCGATATAGACGAGCGGACGATCCTGTTCCTCTGCTCGGATAACGGCGCGGGCAGGAGATGGGAGGGGCTATTCGACAGCAACGGGCCTCTGCGGGCTGAGAAAGGCTGGCTCTATGAGGGCGGCATACGCACGCCGATGATAGTGAGATGGAAGGGCAAGGTGCCGGCCGGACTCGTCAGCGATGCCGTCTGGTATTTCGCCGATTTCCTGCCCACGGCGGCCGCGCTGGCCGGGGTTGAGTCGCCTCACGATATCGATGGGATGAACGTCCTTCCAACCCTGCTCGGGGAAGATCAGCCAGAGCTGAGAAGGAGGTTCCTGTACTGGGAGTTTCCCGGCCACGGGTATCAGCAGGCGGTCCGGATCGGCGATTGGAAAGCGGTCAGACCCAAATGGGGAGAGCCGCTTGAGCTGTACGATCTGTCGACGGATGTCTCAGAGGAAAAGAGCGTGGCTGAACGACATCCGGAGGTGATCGAGAGGATCGAGGAATATATGAAAGGGGCTCGGGTCGATTCGGAATATTGGCCCACACCGAGCTGAACGGACAAAGGAGATAAGCCATGAATATCCTTTTCATCATCTGCGATACCCTGAGGAGGGATTTCCTCGGATGTTACGGGAACGAATGGATAAAGACCCCCAATATAGACAGGCTCGCTGAGGAGTCGGTCGTCTTCGATACCGCCTATATCGGTTCCTTCCCGACGATGCCCGCAAGGGCGGAGGTCATGACGGGGAAACATGTGTTCCACACCATCGGCTGGGCTCCGCTTCCCAGGGGCGAAACGGTCGTCCAGTCCCTCCTCCGCCGTCAGGGGTATGTGACCATGCTGATAACCGACCACTATCAGATGCTCGCCCCCGGCATGAACTACCATCAGGGGTTCAGCGGGCATCGGTGGATAAGGGGACAGCAGAACGATCCGTATACCACCGATGACATCCCCATCCAGTTCCCGTGCGATCCCAGCAAGTGTCGTCAGCCCGAACAGCTTGTGGTGCCATTCCTTCGCAACAGGGCCTACTGGGTGTATGAGAGGGATTGGCCCATACCGAGGGTGATCCAGGAGGCCGTGGATTGGCTTGAACGCAATTATACACACGAGAAATTTCTGCTCTATCTGGATCTGTTCTCCATCCATGAACCCTGGGATCCGCCCCAATGGTATGTCGACCTTTATGATCCCGGCTATGAGGGCGAGAAGGTGATATTGCCACGCTACGATAAGGTCGATTACCTGACGGAGGAGGAGTTGAGACACGTGAGGGCCCTTTACGCGGGGACGGTCACGATGATGGATAAATGGGTCGGCTGGCTGCTGGATAAGTTCAGGGATGTCGGGATCTGGGATGATACGGCCGTCATATTCACGTCGGATCACGGTTGGTATCTGGGGGAACACGGGCTTATAGGCAAGCATACCGTCCTTGAGCCCAAAAGAGGATGGCAGTTTTACGACGAGGTGGCCCGTATCCCCCTGATAATGAAGATCCCCGGGATACAGGGAAGCCGAAGGTGCGAGGCGCTGGTGCAGCTGGTCGACGTCATGCCCACACTTGCGGAGCTCGGAGGTGCGAGGGCGCCGGAGGGGATTCACGGTAGATCTCTGCTCCCGCTGCTTCGGGGCGAGGTGGATAAAGTTCGGGACCTCGCTGTCTGCTCGCCCAGGCTTCCAACCGATCCCGAGACGCTCGTGTGGAGCGCCGTCACCGATGGCGAATGGTCACTGATGGACGGGGGCGCTCTGGGGAAACCCGAGCTGTATCACCTGCCGACCGATCCGAAACAGCAGCGAGATCTCTTCAACGAACGTAGGGATATCGCCCTCCGACTTCATGAGGAGTATCTTCGATTTCTCTCCGGCATAGGGACGTCGGAGGAGAGGATCGCCCTGCGGCGTTGGCCCGACCGGGAATAGCGCCTGGGGAGATCCTCCCCACCCTGTGGAATTAATCCACAGAAAGGTCGACATCATCCGCTGAGCCTCCCCTGAAATTCCAGGTTTCTTCGTTTGGCGCGATTCTTGCTCTATGGCGATTTGCTCTGCGCTGAAAAGGGGAATGGCGTGGGGGGGAGCCTCCACGCCTACGATATCGGAGGTGAACGGCTTTGGAATGGCTCAGCGGCGGGAGGGTGATCATCCTCGACCCGCTCTCCGGGAGGTTCATAGGCGACCTGCTCACTGAGAATCGGATCGAATCGATGGTCGCCTCGAGCTTGAGCGAGCTTCTGGCTGAGCTGACATGCGAAGGGGTGAGATGTCTGATCTTAAACGACACGCTGAGGGGAGGGCGGGCGTATGAGTTCATCCCCATCATCAAGCCGCTCAGACCGGATCTGCCGATAATCGTCACAGCCGCCTATAACCTGCCGGATCTGGAGCTCAGATACAGGTTGGAGGGCGTGTTCTACTATCACGTCCAGCCTCTGGGGTTCGACGATCTGATCCTCGCCGTGAAAAGCGCCCTCGCCAGGGGGATCGAGAGAAAGATCATGGTGGTCGACGATGATTACGATTTCATCGACGGGATACGACGGATGGTGGAGAGATACGGCTTCAGGGTGATCCCGGCCTTCGGCAGCGAGGATGCGCTGGCGAAGGCGATGTTTTCCAGACCCGACCTGATCCTGATCGACCTGATGATGCATGGGATATGGGACGGGTTCAGGCTGTGCTGGAAGCTGAAGGGTAAGAGCCAGTTCAAGGATATACCCATCCTGATGATGACCTCTATGGCCGACTCCCCTGAAAGACTCTCGCTTCTGACTCCTTTTTCGATCTGCGGTGAGGGGTTCATCCCTAAGCCTACAAGGGCGGATGAGCTGATACGCGAGATATCCCGATTCATCAGGAGGTGATGCGAGATGGCCGAGGCAAAGGTGCTGGTGATAGATGATGAACAGACCATGCTCGACGCGTGTAAACAGGTTCTGAGCAAGCGCGGATATGAGGTTTTAACCGCCCTATCGGGGGAGGAGGGCCTCAGGATAGCGAAGGAGTCCAAGCCGGATATAGCGATCGTCGACCTTAAGATGCCCGGCATCGACGGGATGGAGGTGTTGGAGAGATTGAGCGAGATCGACCCGTCGATGGTGAAGATCGTCATAACCGGATACGCCACGGTCGAATCGGCGGTGGATGCCATGAAACGCGGCGCATACGATTTCCTCCCCAAGCCCTTTACACCCGACGAGCTCAGGGTTATCGTCAGAAGGGGGCTTGAGAAGAGGAGACTTGAAGCTGAGAGGGAATCGCTGAGACGGGAGAGGGATAGGCTCAAGGCAGATTTCATCTCCATCGTCACACACCAGTTGAAGTCGCCTCTCGTGGCCATCAGACAGTACATCGAGGCGATCTCATCGGGAGCTATGGGCGAGGTCCCGGCCCCGGTCAAAGAGGTACTGGAGAGATGTTCCGAGAGAGCGGATGAGCTGTTGAAGATGATCAACGACTGGCTGGATATGTCCCGTATCGAATCGGGCAAGCTCGCCGAGAAGATGGTCCCTATCAACCTCACCGAGGTGCTCGACGAGGCGATCGAGGAGCTTCAGCCGCTGGCGGAGGAAAACGCCATAGAGATAATCAGAATGTATCCGGAACGGGTCCCGCCGATCAAGGGGGATTCCGATAGCCTCAAGCAGGCGTTTTCAAACATCATCTCCAACGCCATCAAGTATAACAAACCTAACGGCTCCGTCACGATAAGCCTCAGGGACAGCGACGAGGGGGTTTTCATATCCATATCCGACACGGGCATAGGGATCGCCGAGGAGAACCTGCCCTACATATTCGACGAGTTCTTCAGGGTTCGATCCAAAGAACACCCTAAACTCACCGGGAGCGGTCTTGGGCTGTCCATAACGAAGAAGATCATCGAGGCGCATTCGGGCAGAATTGAGGTTGAAAGCAGACTCGGTGAGGGGACGACCTTCACCCTGTTTCTGCCCAGGAGGGAGATCGAGTGAGATTCATTTCTCACGGAAAAGTGATAAATCTCACGTTCACAAAACCGGAGGTCAGTAAGAGATGGAGAGGAAGATACTGATCGTGGAAGATGACGAGGATTTCGCCAGCGCCGTGAAATCCATCCTGGAGGCCAACTCCTATCTCGTCAGACATGCCACCAACAGGGAGGAGGCGTGTAGGATGGTCGAGGAGGACAAGCCCGATCTGATCATCCTCGACATCATGATGGAGAGGTTGAACGACGGGTTTGTCCTCTGCAGCCAATTTAAAAACGATCCGGAATACAGGGATATCCCGATCCTAGCCGTCTCAGCCATAACGGCGAAAACCGGCTTCAAGTTCTCACCTCAGACCGACGGCGAGTATTTCAAGGCGGACGACTACGTCGAGAAGCCGGTCATGGCCGTTGATCTTCTGAAAAGGGTCGAGAGGCTCCTTGAGAAGGAGGAGGGGAAATGAAGGTGGTGAAACTCCCGAAGTCCAACCTGGAGGGCCTTGTGGAGGAGCTCAGGAAGGTGGGGCCGGTATACGCCCCCGTCCGAAAGGGGGAGACGAGCTACTCCTTTCAGGAGATATCATCGGCGGATGAGGTCGAGCTGAATTACAACAGGACGATCCTGCCGCCCAAGAAGTTCTTCCTTCCCCCCCAGGAACCGATGTTTCACTTCTCGCCGCTTAAGGGTTTCACGCCGGCTGTCGAGGACCTGGATCAGCCCTTCGTGCTGTTCGGCGTCCATTCATGCGATATACACGGGCTGAAGATACTGGATATGGTATTCAGCGGAAGATATACCGACAACGCTTATATGACCAGGCGCCGGAACGGCGTTATCGTTGGGATAGATTGTACTCCGGACGAATACTGTTTCTGTTATTCGATGGGCACCAACTTCGTCGACGATGGGTTCGATCTGTTCCTCTCCGATATCGGCGATTCATACCTGGTCAGGGTCGGAACCAGCCTCGGCGACGATATAACGTTGGCAGGGGAGGAGCTCTTCGACGAGGTGACGGATGAGGACAAGCAGGCGTTCAAGAGCTCAATGCTCCGAAAGGCCGAGATGTTCAAGAGTAAGGTGGACATGCTCGGTCTGCCGGAGATAATGGATTTGGAGTACGAGAGCGAGGTCTGGGATGAGGTGGCCGGCCAATGTCTCAGCTGTGGGACGTGC
This Candidatus Poribacteria bacterium DNA region includes the following protein-coding sequences:
- a CDS encoding arylsulfatase is translated as MSDRPNIIFILADDLGYRDLGCYGQERIKTPNIDRMAEEGIRFSQCYTGSPICAPSRCVLMTGKHTGHATVRDNFARVGGVLILDNGPPQRRVPLKPEDITVAQVLKKAGYATGITGKWGLGEPGTEAVPNKKGFDKWFGYLNQRRAHTYYPPFLWRNEEKVILGGKCYSHDLFTEFALDFIRSHKDEPFFLYLAYTLPHPKYEIPSTKPYTDEPWPEEAKMYAAMVTRLDRDVGRILNLLKELDIDERTILFLCSDNGAGRRWEGLFDSNGPLRAEKGWLYEGGIRTPMIVRWKGKVPAGLVSDAVWYFADFLPTAAALAGVESPHDIDGMNVLPTLLGEDQPELRRRFLYWEFPGHGYQQAVRIGDWKAVRPKWGEPLELYDLSTDVSEEKSVAERHPEVIERIEEYMKGARVDSEYWPTPS
- a CDS encoding sulfatase, which encodes MNILFIICDTLRRDFLGCYGNEWIKTPNIDRLAEESVVFDTAYIGSFPTMPARAEVMTGKHVFHTIGWAPLPRGETVVQSLLRRQGYVTMLITDHYQMLAPGMNYHQGFSGHRWIRGQQNDPYTTDDIPIQFPCDPSKCRQPEQLVVPFLRNRAYWVYERDWPIPRVIQEAVDWLERNYTHEKFLLYLDLFSIHEPWDPPQWYVDLYDPGYEGEKVILPRYDKVDYLTEEELRHVRALYAGTVTMMDKWVGWLLDKFRDVGIWDDTAVIFTSDHGWYLGEHGLIGKHTVLEPKRGWQFYDEVARIPLIMKIPGIQGSRRCEALVQLVDVMPTLAELGGARAPEGIHGRSLLPLLRGEVDKVRDLAVCSPRLPTDPETLVWSAVTDGEWSLMDGGALGKPELYHLPTDPKQQRDLFNERRDIALRLHEEYLRFLSGIGTSEERIALRRWPDRE
- a CDS encoding response regulator; translation: MEWLSGGRVIILDPLSGRFIGDLLTENRIESMVASSLSELLAELTCEGVRCLILNDTLRGGRAYEFIPIIKPLRPDLPIIVTAAYNLPDLELRYRLEGVFYYHVQPLGFDDLILAVKSALARGIERKIMVVDDDYDFIDGIRRMVERYGFRVIPAFGSEDALAKAMFSRPDLILIDLMMHGIWDGFRLCWKLKGKSQFKDIPILMMTSMADSPERLSLLTPFSICGEGFIPKPTRADELIREISRFIRR
- a CDS encoding hybrid sensor histidine kinase/response regulator; the encoded protein is MAEAKVLVIDDEQTMLDACKQVLSKRGYEVLTALSGEEGLRIAKESKPDIAIVDLKMPGIDGMEVLERLSEIDPSMVKIVITGYATVESAVDAMKRGAYDFLPKPFTPDELRVIVRRGLEKRRLEAERESLRRERDRLKADFISIVTHQLKSPLVAIRQYIEAISSGAMGEVPAPVKEVLERCSERADELLKMINDWLDMSRIESGKLAEKMVPINLTEVLDEAIEELQPLAEENAIEIIRMYPERVPPIKGDSDSLKQAFSNIISNAIKYNKPNGSVTISLRDSDEGVFISISDTGIGIAEENLPYIFDEFFRVRSKEHPKLTGSGLGLSITKKIIEAHSGRIEVESRLGEGTTFTLFLPRREIE
- a CDS encoding response regulator, which gives rise to MERKILIVEDDEDFASAVKSILEANSYLVRHATNREEACRMVEEDKPDLIILDIMMERLNDGFVLCSQFKNDPEYRDIPILAVSAITAKTGFKFSPQTDGEYFKADDYVEKPVMAVDLLKRVERLLEKEEGK
- a CDS encoding 4Fe-4S dicluster domain-containing protein, yielding MKVVKLPKSNLEGLVEELRKVGPVYAPVRKGETSYSFQEISSADEVELNYNRTILPPKKFFLPPQEPMFHFSPLKGFTPAVEDLDQPFVLFGVHSCDIHGLKILDMVFSGRYTDNAYMTRRRNGVIVGIDCTPDEYCFCYSMGTNFVDDGFDLFLSDIGDSYLVRVGTSLGDDITLAGEELFDEVTDEDKQAFKSSMLRKAEMFKSKVDMLGLPEIMDLEYESEVWDEVAGQCLSCGTCSMVCPTCYCYDVVDELSLDAQSGVRKRRWDSCLFWEYSLVAGGHNFAAERSTRMKKRYYHKLRVFSEEFGRPACVGCGRCSQMCVAGLKFPDVIEKLRSTA